The region TACCTTGGACAACCTTAACTTATCTGCTAAGTACTTTAATCCTGAAAAAATAGAGTATTATGGTAAGGTATGCTTTATGAAAGCAGGAATTGTGTATTCAGATATGGTGACAACCGTAAGTGAAACCTATGCAAAGGAAATTCAAACACCTATTTATGGGTATGGATTAGACGGACTACTAAGAAGATACAGTTATAAAATTTCTGGGATACTCAATGGTATTTATTATAGTAAATATGACCCTAGTATAGATTCAGCTTTATATGTTAATTTTTCAGAGGATAACTTTAGAGAAAACAGAAAAGAAAACAAACGTTTGATGCAAAAAGAGCTAGGGCTACCAGAAAAGGACGTTCCAATGTTTGGTGTTGTAACACGATTTGCAGAACAAAAAGGTATTGATCTTATCATTTATGCTATGAAAGCAATTTTGTTTGAAGACGTACAATTTGTTATATTAGGATCAGGTGAAGAAGAATATGAAAGAAAGCTTTTGAGCCTTGAAAGTAAATATAGTGATCAAGTTAAAATTAATATTCAGTTTAATCAGGACTTAGCAAGAAGAATTTATGGTACTTGTGACTTTTTCTTAATGCCTTCCTTGTTTGAACCTTGTGGGTTATCTCAATTATACAGTTTAAGATACGGATCCATACCGATTGTAAGAGAAACTGGTGGATTATTAGATACAATACTAGATTATGATAAAGACAAAGATAAGGGTATTGGATTTTCCTTTAAAAATTTCAATGGGGAAGATTTTTTGAGTGCTATCTATAGATGCCTTTCAACTTATGAAGATCGGGACGAATGGAATAAACTTGTTGAACGCGCAATGAAAACGAGATTCTCATGGAG is a window of Firmicutes bacterium HGW-Firmicutes-1 DNA encoding:
- a CDS encoding starch synthase, with the translated sequence MKLQKRTILFVTPEIVPFKATGGLADVAEALPEALIEAGQNAIRVMPKYAGIEDKFDIKKQFSFIVETGKKANVAEVYKFEQNGLITFFIGNHNYFERDNCYGYEDDGERFGFFCKAVVEMLMFLDIKPDIIHLNDWQSAFIGLLLKEEYYELDFYKNIKLVFTIHNLQYQGVFDMHTLDNLNLSAKYFNPEKIEYYGKVCFMKAGIVYSDMVTTVSETYAKEIQTPIYGYGLDGLLRRYSYKISGILNGIYYSKYDPSIDSALYVNFSEDNFRENRKENKRLMQKELGLPEKDVPMFGVVTRFAEQKGIDLIIYAMKAILFEDVQFVILGSGEEEYERKLLSLESKYSDQVKINIQFNQDLARRIYGTCDFFLMPSLFEPCGLSQLYSLRYGSIPIVRETGGLLDTILDYDKDKDKGIGFSFKNFNGEDFLSAIYRCLSTYEDRDEWNKLVERAMKTRFSWSKAAESYIEKYEALLADNSNV